From Cannabis sativa cultivar Pink pepper isolate KNU-18-1 chromosome 8, ASM2916894v1, whole genome shotgun sequence, a single genomic window includes:
- the LOC115701151 gene encoding G2/mitotic-specific cyclin S13-7 isoform X1, whose product MASRVVIPQQARGEAVENKVHKKNPVAHDGKNRRALGDIGNMVPAARGGVEGKPNRPMTRSFHAQLIANAEAARAAEKNKKQMVVPDAGRRIEALKANNNNKIVNVKPKPIEVIDLSSDTEEVKKKPEKPLNNMKKEVEVGGGASLRKKAPTLTSVLTARSKAQIVDIDAADVDNELAAVEYIEDMYKFYKLVENENRPHDYIDSQPEINEQMRAILVDWLVEVHTKFELSPETFYLTINIIDRFLAVKTISRRELQLVGISAMLTASKYEEIWAPEVNDFVCLSDRAYTHEQILRMEKIILGKLEWTLTVPTPYVFLVRFIKASFPGDKQLEHMVYFLAELGMMHYATIMYCPSMIAASAVYAARCTLNVGPVWNDTLKLHTGFAETQLIDCAKHLSNLHSMAEKAKLRGIYRKYMSSERGSVALLTPAKALLPSL is encoded by the exons ATGGCTTCAAGAGTAGTTATTCCTCAACAAGCTAGAG GTGAGGCAGTCGAAAACAAGGTGCACAAGAAGAACCCAGTGGCCCACGATGGGAAAAATCGCAGAGCTCTTGGTGATATTGGGAATATGGTACCTGCTGCTAGAGGAGGAGTTGAAGGCAAACCTAATCGCCCCATGACAag GAGTTTTCATGCGCAATTAATCGCTAACGCTGAAGCCGCTAGAGCTGCTGAGAAGAACAAG AAACAGATGGTGGTTCCTGATGCTGGGAGAAGAATTGAGGCACTAAAGgccaacaacaataataagaTTGTTAATGTTAAGCCTAAGCCCATAGAGGTGATTGATCTATCCTCAGACACAGAGGAAGTCAAGAAGAAGCCGGAGAAGCCTTTGAACAACATGAAAAAAGAAGTAGAAGTTGGGGGAGGGGCCTCCTTAAGAAAGAAAGCACCAACACTTACTTCAGTTCTTACTGCTAGAAGCAAG GCGCAGATAGTTGACATAGATGCAGCAGATGTAGACAACGAGCTGGCTGCGGTTGAATATATTGAAGATATGTACAAGTTCTATAAGCTAGTCGAG AATGAGAACCGGCCTCATGACTACATAGATTCACAGCCAGAGATCAATGAACAGATGAGAGCTATACTAGTGGATTGGTTGGTGGAAGTTCATACCAAGTTTGAACTCTCTCCTGAGACTTTTTACTTGACTATCAATATAATTGATCGGTTCCTGGCGGTAAAAACAATATCAAGGAGAGAATTGCAGTTGGTGGGCATAAGTGCCATGTTAACAGCCTCAAAATATGAAGAAATTTGGGCTCCCGAG GTCAACGATTTCGTATGTCTCTCAGACAGAGCTTACACTCATGAGCAGATATTAAGAATGGAGAAGATCATTCTAGGCAAGTTAGAGTGGACCTTAACTGTTCCAACACCATATGTTTTCCTGGTTCGTTTCATCAAGGCATCTTTCCCTGGTGACAAGCAA TTGGAGCACATGGTTTACTTTCTAGCTGAGCTAGGTATGATGCATTACGCAACAATAATGTATTGCCCTTCAATGATAGCTGCCTCGGCAGTGTATGCTGCTAGATGCACCCTCAACGTGGGTCCAGTTTGGAATGACACACTAAAGCTACACACTGGTTTTGCAGAGACACAGCTCAT AGACTGTGCTAAACATTTAAGCAACTTGCATTCAATGGCTGAGAAAGCTAAGCTTCGGGGTATATACAGGAAGTATATGTCTTCAGAAAGAGGGTCAGTTGCTCTGCTGACACCGGCTAAGGCTCTCTTGCCATCTCTGTGA
- the LOC115701151 gene encoding G2/mitotic-specific cyclin S13-7 isoform X2 has protein sequence MASRVVIPQQARGEAVENKVHKKNPVAHDGKNRRALGDIGNMVPAARGGVEGKPNRPMTRSFHAQLIANAEAARAAEKNKKQMVVPDAGRRIEALKANNNNKIVNVKPKPIEVIDLSSDTEEVKKKPEKPLNNMKKEVEVGGGASLRKKAPTLTSVLTARSKIVDIDAADVDNELAAVEYIEDMYKFYKLVENENRPHDYIDSQPEINEQMRAILVDWLVEVHTKFELSPETFYLTINIIDRFLAVKTISRRELQLVGISAMLTASKYEEIWAPEVNDFVCLSDRAYTHEQILRMEKIILGKLEWTLTVPTPYVFLVRFIKASFPGDKQLEHMVYFLAELGMMHYATIMYCPSMIAASAVYAARCTLNVGPVWNDTLKLHTGFAETQLIDCAKHLSNLHSMAEKAKLRGIYRKYMSSERGSVALLTPAKALLPSL, from the exons ATGGCTTCAAGAGTAGTTATTCCTCAACAAGCTAGAG GTGAGGCAGTCGAAAACAAGGTGCACAAGAAGAACCCAGTGGCCCACGATGGGAAAAATCGCAGAGCTCTTGGTGATATTGGGAATATGGTACCTGCTGCTAGAGGAGGAGTTGAAGGCAAACCTAATCGCCCCATGACAag GAGTTTTCATGCGCAATTAATCGCTAACGCTGAAGCCGCTAGAGCTGCTGAGAAGAACAAG AAACAGATGGTGGTTCCTGATGCTGGGAGAAGAATTGAGGCACTAAAGgccaacaacaataataagaTTGTTAATGTTAAGCCTAAGCCCATAGAGGTGATTGATCTATCCTCAGACACAGAGGAAGTCAAGAAGAAGCCGGAGAAGCCTTTGAACAACATGAAAAAAGAAGTAGAAGTTGGGGGAGGGGCCTCCTTAAGAAAGAAAGCACCAACACTTACTTCAGTTCTTACTGCTAGAAGCAAG ATAGTTGACATAGATGCAGCAGATGTAGACAACGAGCTGGCTGCGGTTGAATATATTGAAGATATGTACAAGTTCTATAAGCTAGTCGAG AATGAGAACCGGCCTCATGACTACATAGATTCACAGCCAGAGATCAATGAACAGATGAGAGCTATACTAGTGGATTGGTTGGTGGAAGTTCATACCAAGTTTGAACTCTCTCCTGAGACTTTTTACTTGACTATCAATATAATTGATCGGTTCCTGGCGGTAAAAACAATATCAAGGAGAGAATTGCAGTTGGTGGGCATAAGTGCCATGTTAACAGCCTCAAAATATGAAGAAATTTGGGCTCCCGAG GTCAACGATTTCGTATGTCTCTCAGACAGAGCTTACACTCATGAGCAGATATTAAGAATGGAGAAGATCATTCTAGGCAAGTTAGAGTGGACCTTAACTGTTCCAACACCATATGTTTTCCTGGTTCGTTTCATCAAGGCATCTTTCCCTGGTGACAAGCAA TTGGAGCACATGGTTTACTTTCTAGCTGAGCTAGGTATGATGCATTACGCAACAATAATGTATTGCCCTTCAATGATAGCTGCCTCGGCAGTGTATGCTGCTAGATGCACCCTCAACGTGGGTCCAGTTTGGAATGACACACTAAAGCTACACACTGGTTTTGCAGAGACACAGCTCAT AGACTGTGCTAAACATTTAAGCAACTTGCATTCAATGGCTGAGAAAGCTAAGCTTCGGGGTATATACAGGAAGTATATGTCTTCAGAAAGAGGGTCAGTTGCTCTGCTGACACCGGCTAAGGCTCTCTTGCCATCTCTGTGA
- the LOC115700644 gene encoding 4-alpha-glucanotransferase DPE2, protein MASLGLFSGTKCVNVRFRLPYYTQWGQSLVVCGSEPVLGAWNVKKGLLLSPVHEGDELLWCGTIAIPKDFESEYNYYVVDDNRNVLRSEMGKKRKLLLPEGIQDGILVELHDLWLIGADALSFTSAFKDVIFRTRSTLKVERHLGLIKNRLDNEDSVIVHFKICCPNIEQDTSIYVIGSSFKLGQWKIDSGLKLSYSGQSIWHVDCVLPKSHFPLKYKYCKYRDAGNFSLETGATRDLSLESSNAKLRYVVRSDGMMRETPWRGAGVAIPMFSIRSETDLGVGEFLDLKLLVDWAVESGFHLIQLLPINDTSVHGMWWDSYPYSSLSVCALHPLYLRVHALSENIPQDIKVEIEKAKEQLDGKVVDYEATMATKLAIAKKVFAQEKELILNSSSFQEFLSENEDWLKPYAAFCFLRDFFETSDHSQWGRFSYFSKEKLEKLVSKDSLHYDVISFHYYIQYHLHLQLSEAADYAREQGVILKGDLPIGVDRNSVDTWVYPDLFRMNTSTGAPPDYFDKNGQNWGFPTYNWEEMSKDNYAWWRARLTQMAKYFTAYRIDHILGFFRIWELPEHAVTGLVGKFRPSIPLSQEELEREGVWDFDRLSKPYIQQQFLQDKFGVSWPVIASTFMNEYQKNQYEFKDDSNTEKKIASKLRSLSDKSLLENENKTRIDLFDLLRNVVLIRDPEDPGKFYPRFNLEDTSSFQDLDEHSKNVLKKLYYDYYFHRQENLWRQNALKTLPALLNSSDMLACGEDLGLIPSCVHPVMQELGLIGLRIQRMPNEPDLEFGIPSQYDYMTVCAPSCHDCSTMRAWWEEDEERRRRYFKTVVSSDMLPPDRCVSEIAHFIIKQHVDAPSMWAIFPLQDLLALKEKYTTRPAAEETINDPTNPKHYWRFRVHVTLESLIKDDELITTIKDLVRGSGRSYPGGHTEIQAKQELSFSSTQKQPVANEKEKISVISQGTPQKDLLAVR, encoded by the exons ATGGCTAGCCTGGGATTGTTTTCTGGGACCAAGTGTGTGAATGTGAGATTCAGGTTACCATATTATACACAATGGGGTCAAAGCCTGGTGGTTTGTGGTTCTGAACCAGTGCTTGGTGCGTGGAATGTGAAGAAGGGTCTGTTACTGAGTCCTGTTCATGAAGGCGATGAGCTTCTTTGGTGTGGGACTATTGCGATTCCTAAAGACTTTGAAAGTGAATACAATTATTATGTGGTGGATGATAATAGAAATGTGCTGAGGTCCGAGATGGGAAAGAAGCGTAAATTATTACTGCCTGAGGGAATTCAAGATGGTATCTTAGTGGAGTTGCATGATCTTTGGCTG ATTGGTGCTGATGCACTTTCTTTCACAAGTGCCTTCAAAGATGTCATATTCCGCACTAGGTCCACACTTAAGGTAGAAAGGCATCTAGGATTAATCAAGAATAGATTAGACAATGAAG ATTCTGTCATTGTTCATTTCAAAATATGCTGTCCAAATATAGAACAAGACACATCT ATTTATGTTATTGGTAGCTCCTTCAAGCTGGGGCAATGGAAGATTGACAGTGGTCTTAAACTGAGCTATTCAGGGCAATCAATCTGGCATGTGGACTGTGTGTTGCCGAAATCTCATTTTCCATTAAAATAT AAGTACTGTAAATACAGAGATGCAGGAAACTTTTCTTTGGAAACTGGTGCTACTCGAGACCTCTCTCTTGAATCTTCAAATGCTAAACTAAGATATGTAGTCCGTTCAGATGGCATGATGAGA GAAACGCCTTGGCGGGGTGCTGGTGTTGCAATCCCCATGTTTTCTATTAGATCGGAAACTGATCTTGGAGTTGGAGAGTTTCTTGACCTGAAGTTGCTAGTTGATTGGGCTGTCGAGTCGGGGTTCCATCTCATTCAACTTTTACCAATTAATGACACATCAGTTCATGGAATGTGGTGGGATTCatatccctacag CTCACTGTCAGTGTGTGCGTTGCATCCTTTGTACTTGAGAGTCCATGCACTTTCCGAGAATATACCTCAGGATATTAAG GTAGAGATTGAAAAGGCAAAAGAACAACTAGATGGCAAG GTTGTCGATTATGAAGCCACCATGGCCACTAAACTTGCGATTGCTAAGAAAGTTTTTGCACAAGAGAAGGAGTTGATACTTAATTCCAGTTCCTTTCAGGAGTTTCTTTCTGAGAATGAG GATTGGTTAAAACCATATGCAGCCTTCTGCTTTTTGCGAGACTTCTTTGAAACATCAGATCACAGCCAGTGGGGCCGCTTCTcttatttttcaaaagaaaag CTTGAAAAACTCGTCTCTAAGGACAGCTTACACTATGATGTTATCAGCTTCCATTATTATATTCAATATCATCTGCACTTACAG TTGTCAGAAGCTGCAGATTATGCAAGAGAACAAGGCGTAATATTGAAAGGAGACCTACCTATTGGTGTGGACAGAAACAGTGTAGACACCTGGGTTTATCCAGACTTGTTCCGCATGAACACATCTACAGGAGCTCCTCCagattattttgacaaaaatggACAGAATTGGGGATTTCCTACTTATAATTGGGAGGAAATGTCAAAAGATAACTATGCTTGGTGGCGAGCTCGTTTAACACAG ATGGCAAAATACTTCACTGCTTATAGAATTGATCATATATTGGGCTTCTTTAGAATTTGGGAGCTCCCGGAGCATGCTGTGACTGGACTAGTAGGAAAATTCAGACCTTCCATCCCTCTTAGTCAGGAAGAATTAGAACGAGAGGGAGTATGGGATTTTGATCGCTTAAGCAAGCCATATATTCAGCAGCAATTCTTACAG GATAAGTTTGGAGTTTCTTGGCCTGTTATTGCTTCAACTTTTATGAACGAATACCAGAAGAACCAATATGAG TTTAAGGACGACAGTAACACAGAGAAAAAGATTGCCTCCAAGCTGAGGTCACTTTCTGATAAGTCTCTATTAGAGAATGAGAATAAGACACGGATTGATCTCTTTGATCTTCTACGG AATGTTGTTCTTATTAGAGATCCAGAGGATCCAGGGAAATTTTATCCTCGCTTCAATCTGGAAGATACTTCAAGTTTTCAGGATTTGGATGAGCACAg CAAAAATGTTCTGAAAAAATTGTACTATGACTACTATTTCCATCGACAAGAAAATCTTTGGCGCCAGAATGCTCTGAAGACTTTGCCAGCTCTCCTGAACTCATCAGATATGCTTGCCTGCGGGGAAGATCTGGGTCTAATTCCTTCTTGTGTTCATCCT GTTATGCAAGAACTAGGGTTAATAGGTTTACGCATCCAACGCATGCCCAATGAACCTGATTTGGAGTTTGGTATTCCTTCTCAATACGACTACATGACA GTGTGTGCTCCATCTTGCCATGACTGCTCGACCATGCGGGCTTGGTGGGAGGAAGATGAAGAAAGACGACGAAGATATTTTAAAACTGTTGTTAGCTCTGACATGTTGCCACCAGATCGATGCGTTTCAGAAATTGCACATTTCATCATAAAGCAACATGTTGATGCTCCATCAATGTGGGCCATTTTTCCGCTTCAG GATTTGTTGGCCTTGAAGGAGAAATACACAACACGTCCTGCAGCAGAGGAAACTATCAATGACCCTACAAATCCTAAGCATTATTGGAGATTCC GCGTTCATGTGACCTTGGAATCTTTGATCAAGGATGATGAACTGATAACAACCATTAAAGATCTTGTACGTGGAAGTGGCAGGTCATATCCAGGGGGACATACCGAAATTCAAGCAAAGCAGGAATTATCATTTTCGTCCACACAGAAGCAGCCTGTTGCCAATGAGAAGGAAAAGATCTCTGTAATATCACAAGGAACTCCACAGAAAGATCTCCTGGCTGTCCGCTGA